One Armatimonadota bacterium DNA window includes the following coding sequences:
- a CDS encoding TIM barrel protein: MNLCLCLDALCARLPEEDALQVALQAGLRHVEFWDWRGRNVDALAERLRTLRCRAVIFSGNTFDEPLVDADDHPRALAHLARSMEVARRLGAGLLVAHVGYSMVGRPRDGQWAAAVQGLRTAGAMAEEAGVVLAVEPLNSVLDHPGYFLDTLPAALRLLDEVGRPSVRLLLDVYHMRMMHEDLLERLPGALPYTVHIHLADVPGRGEPGTGTIDWPAVLRILERSGYRGALGLECWPSADPVSAVRRAAAVLGVRR; the protein is encoded by the coding sequence GGTCGCGCTCCAGGCGGGCCTCCGCCACGTGGAGTTCTGGGACTGGCGGGGGCGGAATGTGGACGCGCTGGCGGAGCGGCTGCGCACGCTGCGCTGCCGGGCGGTGATCTTCAGCGGCAACACCTTCGACGAGCCGCTGGTGGACGCCGACGACCATCCGCGGGCGCTGGCCCACTTGGCCCGGTCGATGGAGGTGGCCCGACGACTGGGCGCGGGGCTGCTCGTGGCGCACGTCGGATACAGCATGGTCGGCCGTCCCCGGGACGGCCAGTGGGCCGCCGCGGTGCAGGGACTGCGCACGGCGGGGGCGATGGCGGAAGAGGCCGGGGTGGTCCTCGCCGTCGAACCGCTCAACTCCGTCCTGGACCACCCGGGCTACTTCCTGGACACCCTGCCCGCGGCCCTGCGCCTGCTCGACGAGGTCGGCCGGCCGTCGGTGCGGCTGCTGCTGGACGTCTACCACATGCGGATGATGCACGAGGACCTGCTGGAACGGCTGCCGGGGGCGCTGCCCTACACCGTGCACATCCACCTGGCCGACGTGCCCGGGCGGGGGGAGCCCGGCACGGGAACGATCGACTGGCCGGCCGTGCTGCGGATCCTGGAGCGGTCGGGATACCGGGGGGCGCTGGGGCTGGAATGCTGGCCCAGCGCCGACCCGGTGTCGGCGGTGCGCCGCGCGGCGGCGGTGCTGGGGGTGAGACGGTGA
- a CDS encoding sugar phosphate isomerase/epimerase, giving the protein MRRFALNGATTGPADLRTDIRAAREAGYQGLEIRDTKLRDYLKAGGTLEGLRQELQEAGLEVYTLNALEHATHASGAALLALLDRVKTFGEWAAALGCPYIVAVPSFTAEVGDPARLRETAVEALRAVAETARPYRVKVGFEFLGFPDCSVNTLGLAREIVDAAGDPGLGLVIDAFHFFVGGSSREMLEGLDPRRLFIVHLDDAEDLPPDRLTDAHRLLPGDGVIPLRELVHQIEMLGYDGPWSIELFRPEYYAWDPVHLARVARQKMEALFERRSGR; this is encoded by the coding sequence GTGAGGCGCTTTGCCCTGAACGGCGCGACCACGGGGCCGGCGGACCTGCGCACCGATATCCGGGCCGCCCGCGAAGCCGGGTATCAGGGGCTGGAGATCCGCGACACGAAGCTGCGCGACTACCTCAAGGCGGGGGGGACGCTGGAGGGCCTCCGCCAGGAACTGCAGGAGGCCGGGCTCGAGGTCTACACCCTGAACGCCCTGGAGCACGCCACCCACGCCAGCGGGGCGGCCCTGCTGGCCCTGCTGGACCGGGTGAAGACCTTCGGCGAGTGGGCGGCCGCCCTGGGGTGTCCCTACATCGTCGCCGTGCCCAGCTTCACCGCCGAGGTGGGCGATCCGGCGCGCCTGCGGGAGACCGCGGTGGAGGCGCTGCGGGCCGTCGCCGAGACGGCGCGGCCCTACCGGGTCAAAGTGGGGTTCGAGTTCCTGGGCTTTCCCGACTGCTCGGTGAATACCCTGGGGCTGGCCCGTGAGATCGTGGACGCCGCGGGCGATCCGGGCCTCGGTCTGGTCATCGACGCCTTTCATTTCTTCGTCGGCGGCTCGTCCCGGGAGATGCTGGAGGGGCTGGATCCCCGGCGGCTGTTCATCGTGCACCTGGACGACGCCGAGGATCTGCCGCCGGACCGGCTGACCGACGCCCACCGGCTGCTGCCCGGCGACGGGGTGATCCCGCTGCGGGAGCTGGTGCACCAGATCGAGATGCTGGGCTATGACGGGCCCTGGTCCATCGAGCTGTTCCGGCCGGAGTACTACGCCTGGGACCCCGTCCACCTGGCCCGGGTGGCCCGGCAGAAGATGGAAGCATTGTTCGAGCGGAGGAGCGGAAGATGA
- a CDS encoding Gfo/Idh/MocA family oxidoreductase, translating into MSVRVGVLGAGFIGRVHALNLKKDERVTLVGVADVVPAAAARLAAEVETRPLDSLEALLDAGAKAVYVATPNTMHVEPVLRCLAAGVHVFSEKPMATSLEGAWRIREAARTSRAVYQIGFNRRFSNVYAFARRLIADGRITPYAAQMKHNRGELKQPPWTGDPRITGGYLYETPVHLFDMGRFLFGEVAEIQGYARQSVYEELDGFVMLLRFRNGVVASLTSVAHTSWLFPYERVEIYGAHQTVVTEELERAWFSPGMREPVEALDCFQMPFEQKWGYVTEDRVFIDAVLGARPPAVTAEDGYRATELVEACYRAAREGRPVTLPLPEPTPT; encoded by the coding sequence ATGAGTGTGCGCGTGGGAGTGCTGGGGGCGGGGTTCATCGGGCGCGTCCATGCCCTGAATCTGAAAAAGGACGAGCGGGTCACGCTGGTCGGCGTGGCCGACGTGGTGCCGGCCGCCGCCGCGCGGCTCGCCGCAGAGGTGGAGACCAGGCCGCTGGATTCGCTGGAAGCCCTCCTGGACGCCGGCGCCAAGGCGGTGTACGTCGCCACCCCCAACACCATGCACGTGGAACCGGTCCTGCGCTGTCTCGCCGCCGGGGTGCACGTCTTCTCCGAAAAACCCATGGCCACGTCGCTGGAGGGGGCCTGGCGCATCCGGGAGGCGGCCCGGACCAGCCGGGCCGTCTATCAGATCGGCTTCAACCGGCGCTTCAGCAACGTCTACGCCTTCGCCCGGCGGCTGATCGCCGACGGCCGCATCACGCCCTACGCGGCGCAGATGAAGCACAACCGGGGCGAGCTGAAACAGCCGCCCTGGACCGGCGATCCCCGGATCACCGGCGGGTATCTGTACGAGACGCCGGTGCACCTCTTCGACATGGGGCGGTTCCTTTTCGGCGAGGTGGCGGAGATCCAGGGCTACGCCCGGCAGAGCGTCTATGAGGAACTGGACGGGTTCGTGATGCTTTTGCGCTTTCGCAACGGCGTGGTCGCCTCCCTGACCAGCGTGGCCCACACCTCCTGGCTGTTTCCCTACGAGCGGGTGGAGATCTACGGCGCCCATCAGACGGTGGTGACGGAGGAACTGGAACGGGCCTGGTTCAGCCCCGGGATGCGGGAGCCGGTGGAGGCGCTGGACTGTTTCCAGATGCCCTTCGAGCAGAAGTGGGGCTACGTCACGGAGGACCGGGTGTTCATCGATGCGGTGCTCGGCGCGCGCCCGCCGGCGGTGACCGCCGAGGACGGCTACCGGGCCACCGAACTCGTAGAGGCCTGTTACCGGGCGGCGCGGGAGGGCCGACCGGTGACGCTGCCGCTTCCCGAGCCGACGCCGACGTGA
- a CDS encoding Cof-type HAD-IIB family hydrolase: protein MGFRLLVADIDGTLVTGDRRITPKVRAAVRGAQEAGVRVCLATGRMWRSAEPYVLALGADPPAILYNGGLVYDFRTGTEWRRLHLEQAHARAVLEILRHFPEVQPHLYVGDQVYTGRMNEITERYQRKDGLQVTAVGDLLAFLPPDPMKILIIGPRPSLEQVARAVAALPAAINTVFSEDTYLEILPTGSSKGDALRFVAARLGVPLAETIAVGDNLNDLEMIRIAGVGVAMGNAPAELKAHAGYIAPSNDEEGLADVIDRFVLGGEHGATSREVHR, encoded by the coding sequence ATGGGGTTCCGACTCCTGGTGGCCGACATCGACGGGACGCTGGTGACCGGAGACCGCCGGATCACCCCGAAGGTCCGGGCCGCCGTGCGCGGGGCTCAGGAAGCGGGGGTCCGCGTCTGCCTGGCCACGGGGCGGATGTGGCGGTCGGCGGAGCCCTATGTCCTGGCCCTGGGCGCCGATCCGCCGGCGATCCTGTACAACGGAGGACTGGTGTACGACTTCCGCACCGGCACCGAGTGGCGCCGGCTGCACCTGGAACAGGCTCACGCCCGCGCCGTGCTGGAGATCCTGCGCCACTTCCCCGAGGTGCAGCCGCACCTGTACGTCGGGGACCAGGTGTACACCGGCCGGATGAATGAGATTACCGAGCGCTACCAGCGCAAAGACGGGCTCCAGGTCACCGCGGTGGGCGACCTCCTGGCCTTCCTGCCCCCGGATCCGATGAAGATCCTGATCATCGGGCCGCGGCCGTCCCTGGAACAGGTCGCCCGGGCCGTGGCCGCGCTGCCCGCGGCGATCAACACCGTGTTCAGCGAAGACACCTACCTGGAGATCCTGCCCACCGGCAGTTCCAAGGGGGACGCCCTGCGGTTCGTCGCGGCGCGGTTGGGGGTGCCGCTGGCCGAGACGATCGCCGTGGGGGACAACCTGAACGACCTGGAGATGATCCGCATCGCCGGAGTGGGGGTGGCGATGGGCAACGCGCCGGCGGAGCTGAAGGCCCACGCCGGCTACATCGCCCCCAGCAACGATGAAGAAGGGCTGGCAGACGTCATCGACCGCTTCGTGCTCGGGGGGGAGCATGGAGCCACTTCACGCGAAGTCCACCGTTGA
- a CDS encoding extracellular solute-binding protein produces MRRIWIATLVLVLLAGVLPGVGPVSAQQNRIVVYSALPDLETSLIHREFTRRTGIQVEALVVPAAGTLQARIRTEKDRPRADVFVGGDRSLHIPLAREGLLERYRSPVVQQAGISTDFVDPAGFWHGWYLGALSIIINTDRFERDLAPRGVRKPATWDDLTRPEFRGHFVMPSPVTTGGGYIFLAAQIFRLGEDRAWAYMRALNANASQYTPTAPGTIALLERGEATVAMMWAHEAIGARILRAAPLEVIVPPDTGFEIGAVSIIKGGPNPASARTYVDFLMTRTPQDINARFGFRYAVRGDVAVPSGATPFNQLKFVKYDLDWAVQNQARLRERWTREIGR; encoded by the coding sequence ATGCGGAGGATATGGATCGCCACTCTAGTCCTGGTCCTGCTGGCCGGGGTCCTGCCGGGAGTCGGTCCGGTCAGCGCCCAGCAGAACCGGATCGTCGTCTACTCGGCGCTGCCGGATCTGGAGACCTCCCTCATCCACCGGGAGTTCACCCGGCGCACGGGCATCCAGGTGGAGGCGCTCGTCGTGCCGGCGGCGGGGACGCTCCAGGCGCGGATCCGCACCGAGAAGGACCGGCCCCGGGCCGATGTCTTCGTCGGCGGCGACCGCTCGCTGCACATCCCCCTGGCCCGGGAGGGGTTGCTCGAGCGGTACCGCTCGCCCGTCGTGCAGCAGGCGGGGATCAGCACGGACTTCGTCGACCCCGCAGGCTTCTGGCACGGCTGGTATCTGGGGGCGCTGTCGATCATCATCAACACCGACCGGTTTGAGCGCGACCTGGCCCCGCGCGGGGTCCGCAAGCCGGCGACCTGGGACGATCTGACCCGCCCCGAGTTCCGCGGGCATTTCGTCATGCCCAGCCCGGTGACGACCGGCGGCGGCTACATCTTCCTGGCCGCCCAGATCTTCCGGCTGGGCGAAGACCGGGCCTGGGCGTACATGCGCGCGCTGAACGCCAACGCCTCTCAGTACACCCCGACCGCCCCGGGGACCATCGCGTTGCTGGAACGGGGCGAGGCCACGGTGGCCATGATGTGGGCCCATGAGGCGATCGGCGCGCGCATCCTGCGCGCCGCGCCCCTGGAGGTGATCGTGCCGCCCGACACCGGCTTCGAGATCGGGGCGGTCTCGATCATCAAGGGCGGGCCGAACCCTGCAAGTGCCCGGACGTACGTGGACTTCCTCATGACGCGGACGCCGCAGGACATCAACGCCCGCTTCGGGTTCCGCTACGCCGTGCGCGGCGACGTGGCCGTGCCCTCCGGGGCGACGCCCTTCAACCAGCTCAAGTTCGTCAAGTACGATCTGGACTGGGCCGTGCAGAATCAGGCCCGCCTGCGCGAACGGTGG